Part of the Nostoc sp. ATCC 53789 genome, TTGGGGCAGAAATTTTTGCAGATTGGGTGCAGGAATTACCAAATCTGCACTGGATTTCTGGACAAGTACCAATAGAGGTATTTCGCCAAGGTGATTCTATTACTGGTGTGCGCTTTGCTGATTTTGCTGTCACAGCCAAAATTATTCTCGACGGTACAGAATTAGGAGATTTATTAGCTTTAGCTGAGATACCTTACCGTTGGGGCTGGGAATTGCAATCTGAGTGGGGAGAACCAAGTGCTCCAGTGGTTTTTAACTCTTTCACCCAGAAATATCCTGTGCAAGCGCCCACTTATGTAGTGATTATGCAAGACTTTGGTGATGCTATGTCTACGACATTCACTGAGCGATCGCATAGCGTTTCGCAGAAAAGTCGAAGTGCGGGCGTAGCTGCGGCACCAGAAATTCCGGCTGCCCCTAACTATAATCCATCCCAGTTTACAGATGCTTGGGATGGCTATGGAGCAGAGACATTTTTGAATTATGGACGTTTGCCTGGTAATCGATTCATGATTAATTGGCCAATCTGTGGCAATGACTACGGCCAAGGAGTAGGGCGGCTGATAGAGTCAGATGTGTCCAGAGGTGAATTCATCCAAGAATCTCGCTGGCATAGCCAAAATTTTGCCCATTTTATCCAAAATCAGCTTGGTCGTCGCTATGGTTTAGCAGAAAAAGTATTTCCTCACGCCCCTACAGCTTTTGCACTGCATCCGTATTACCGGGAAAGCCGCCGCTTATTGGGACTAACTACTGTCCGAGAACAGGATATTTTGCCGATCGCCGGCGGAAGAGTTGCATCTATATTTAATGATGCGTTCGCCCCTGGCGTTTGCGAAGCGATCGCAGTTGGTAACTACGCCAATGACCATCATTATCCTGGTGTTCAATTCCCACTGCAACCAAAATCTATCCGTTGGGGCGGGCGTTGGACTGGGACACCCTTTACAATTCCCTACAGTTCCCTAATTCCAGCCACAACAGATGGTTTCTTGGTTTGTGAAAAGAACATTTCTGTCTCTCACATTGCCAATGGCGCTACCAGATTACAACCTGTGGTTATGGGCATCGGTCAAGCAGCAGGTATGGCGGCGGCGATGTGTGTTGAGTTAAACTGTCAGCCGAGGCATTTACCTGTTAGATCACTGCAAACAGCTTTATTAGAGGATAATCGTTCAAAAACAGCAATTATTCCTTTATTTAATCTTCCACCCAATCGTTCGGATTGGCTGGACTGGCAACTGTATTACTTAAATAACCCACAAGCCTATCCAGATAGTGGTTATTGCCCTTGCCCATCGGAGAATGAGTACCCTGACTCTGCTTTTGAAAAGGCATTAATTCGGGAAAGTAACTGTTTCAAAGGCATTTTCTCCCGCTTGGAACAGCAGGAATACAGATTTGCTGTCACAGCGCCAGCCGCATATCAAGGGCAAAATTGGCAGCTTGTAACTTTGCGATCGCATATCGACGAGCAATTACGCACTTACCCTCACGAACAATTAGTTACATTGTGGGGTCGCCAGAACCACTTTGGTAATTGGTTATTAGTCGAACAATTAAACGGAGGATAAGAAGAGTTTATTTTCAGTAAAACAGAATACTTTTTGATTAATTGTCCGGATATTAATCAAAAAGCTAAGTATCAGTGAAGTGGAGAGTTCCAAAATAGACATTTGCTATGCGTGCTGCCATTTCACTTTTAGTATCGAGTCTGGTGTTCGGCCCCTTAGCTTCTAACTGCCAAGCAATGGTCAATCACTTATCAACTGGGCTACTTTCCACGCCTACTTCGGAACAGTGGCTCTCGGCAGCATCTGAACAAAATCCAGATGATGCGCCACGTCATCGCGGTAGTGGGCGTAGGGAAGTGACACAAAAATTCGGAAATACCTATGTTGTGGTTTAACCACCGTAGGATAATGCCTGTTCTTCAAAAAGAACCAAAACTAAAGTTCCAGAAAACACGATGTTGTGCCAACATATTTGACACAGCTTTTGTGACAGAGATATATACAGTTGACACACGAAAATCTTCAGCGATCGCTTAGTATTTCAACTGCAAGCTTTGTATATCATTAGTTGGTCTTTTAATCCTGGCGATCAAAACGCAAATAAAATTAAGTGTCTTGATCAGCAGCATTAACAACTCCCAAAAGCTACATAACTGTTGCTTATATTCGGTGGGAAGCTCTGCGTCTCAATCCTTAACGGCTCTAGAAATAGATGTTATTTAGACTATCAGTTAATCTAAAGCACGTCTAATTCAAACATTTTGCTTGTTAAGGAAATAGTCTTAAGGCAACTTCATTCACTTTATTCCCCAATATCTTTTCTTCTCATACATTGAGTAGCTGGTTTCTATATGAGCAACTAATGGATCTTCACTTCGACGCGTGTTTAGCGTCCTTTACCTAAGCATAAAATCCCTTTCGTTCCATTTGAGCTTATCTAGGACACAGATTCGCACAAGTAGTATAGATTTATTGCACTTGGCAACAAATATTACTATTTATGAGCTACTCTTGCACTCTGGTTCGTTCTCCTCGTAGATGGTGTTCAACGAAATAAATATTAAGAAGAATTTGCTAGAGAATCTCACTCATTTTAATTATTCTACACCTAATGACAGATGCAAAATTTTGCATCTGTCCTTTTTAGGTAAAGTTTCCTTAAAGAAAAGGCAATGAAAAGGTATTGTTTCAAGCTGGCTTATGAGCAATGAAATACTTACTCATAAAATGGGTTTGTATCTCAATATTCTCAAAGCCTACTCTCTGTAAACGCTCTAGCAAGTTATCAGTGGTGTAATGCCTGTAATAGGGTTCATGGAAAGTTTCCGGAAAAGAATCCATTATATGTTCCAACTCAGGTGAATCACTCAACTGAATTGAGTCACAGATAATAAAGACTCCTCCTGGTTTTGTCACCCGGAAGCATTGCTCAATAACTGTCTGACGTACAGATGCTGGTAACTCATGAAAGAGAAAAACAGAAGTTACAGCATGAAAATAATCATCTACATAAGGTAACTCTTCGGCATTCCCTTGCAAAAGTTGCGGCAGTTCTCCTGGGATTTGCGATAGTAGTTCATTTGCTTTCCGCAAATAGGCTGGTGACAAATCTGTGCCAAACAGAGATGCTTGAGACAAGGCTGCCCGAATTAACTTTAAAGTCCGCCCAGTTCCACAAGCTACATCCAAAATACGGACTTGCTTTGGTGTAACCGAATCAGAAGCTTTCAGCCCTTGCTTGAGAGGAGCGAGAATTCGCCGCCGCATCGCATCAGCTGCCCCACCAAAAAGAATTTCTACTTGTAAGTCATATAAATTGGCTGACAAGTCACTCAAGTAGCCATCGCTTTGGTGATGGAAGTTCTGCACGTAGTAGCTGGGATAACCATCAGTGTCAATTTCGGGCGAAAAATCTTGATAATTTTGTTGTTTAACCCGCTCCCAGATTTGAGGAGAATCTAGCCACATCAGAGGATAGTAGGAAAAAAAGTCTTGCCAGGGGTTATCAAACAATAAACTTTCGGGGTAGACACCTTTTTGGGCATCTTGCCAGTCTGTTTCGAGCAGCTGGTTCAATCTCTGTTGAAGCTGGACTAAAAGCTCATTTGGGATGGGTTTGGTCTTTTGTTCAAGTGTCGGATACACCAGGTTCCTCAACTGTGAACTTAATATCTTGTGAGCCAGACCAAAGTAATTTTTACCCTGCTGAAAGGTCTGATAAGTCAGCTTAGTTAAACTCTCAGGCATAAAAATAGCTTCAGTTTTGATTACTTTTATGTAAATAATTGTAACGAAAAAATTATCTACTGTTGGAAAAGTAAAAGCTCCCAGGGAAGACAACTTGAAGCCAGATGATTTTAGCCATTAGAGATAGATTGAGCAAGATTTTTCCAGCTTTGGGGATAAATGGCTAATATTGTCAGCAAAGCAAAACATAAACTTATGTAAAAAGTAGCTTATGTTACAGAATTTTTGCTATATTAGTCTTGTAGGAAAACAAAAATTATATATTCACAAAATAGAGAGGACTATGATTATGTCTATCGCAGATAAATCTCGTGCGTTGATGGTGCGTGAACATCAGCAAGTCAAGAATCGCCAACAATCAATGCTGATGCGGGCTGCACAAGAACTTGGTCTTCCTGAAGAAGTATCTCACTACTGGAACCCAATTCAAGGGAAGGTAGATGCTAGTAGTCGGATGATTTATGGCCCCAGCCACGCTTCCATGAGTTAAGTTTCAAGAGTTTGAAGCTAGATTTTTTGAGTGAATATCTCAACTGGCAACTCTGGAAAAAAAAGCCACCCTCTACTCTAGGGTGGCTAAACTTATTAATTTTAGTTAGATACGATTCTTAATTTAATTAATTAAGCATCGTAGTAGAGGTAAAACTCATAGGGATGAGGACGTAGCTGTAACTGCTTGGCTTCGTTAAGCTTGTAGTC contains:
- a CDS encoding FAD-dependent oxidoreductase encodes the protein MVNQTYTVDVLVVGGGTGGTAAAIQAARRGAKTMLVSEFPWLGGMLTSAGVSAPDGNELEAFQTGLWGAFLQELRQRQPGGLDNSWVSFFSYDPQIGAEIFADWVQELPNLHWISGQVPIEVFRQGDSITGVRFADFAVTAKIILDGTELGDLLALAEIPYRWGWELQSEWGEPSAPVVFNSFTQKYPVQAPTYVVIMQDFGDAMSTTFTERSHSVSQKSRSAGVAAAPEIPAAPNYNPSQFTDAWDGYGAETFLNYGRLPGNRFMINWPICGNDYGQGVGRLIESDVSRGEFIQESRWHSQNFAHFIQNQLGRRYGLAEKVFPHAPTAFALHPYYRESRRLLGLTTVREQDILPIAGGRVASIFNDAFAPGVCEAIAVGNYANDHHYPGVQFPLQPKSIRWGGRWTGTPFTIPYSSLIPATTDGFLVCEKNISVSHIANGATRLQPVVMGIGQAAGMAAAMCVELNCQPRHLPVRSLQTALLEDNRSKTAIIPLFNLPPNRSDWLDWQLYYLNNPQAYPDSGYCPCPSENEYPDSAFEKALIRESNCFKGIFSRLEQQEYRFAVTAPAAYQGQNWQLVTLRSHIDEQLRTYPHEQLVTLWGRQNHFGNWLLVEQLNGG
- a CDS encoding class I SAM-dependent methyltransferase, coding for MPESLTKLTYQTFQQGKNYFGLAHKILSSQLRNLVYPTLEQKTKPIPNELLVQLQQRLNQLLETDWQDAQKGVYPESLLFDNPWQDFFSYYPLMWLDSPQIWERVKQQNYQDFSPEIDTDGYPSYYVQNFHHQSDGYLSDLSANLYDLQVEILFGGAADAMRRRILAPLKQGLKASDSVTPKQVRILDVACGTGRTLKLIRAALSQASLFGTDLSPAYLRKANELLSQIPGELPQLLQGNAEELPYVDDYFHAVTSVFLFHELPASVRQTVIEQCFRVTKPGGVFIICDSIQLSDSPELEHIMDSFPETFHEPYYRHYTTDNLLERLQRVGFENIEIQTHFMSKYFIAHKPA